From Fusobacteriaceae bacterium, a single genomic window includes:
- a CDS encoding oxaloacetate decarboxylase subunit alpha — MSAVKITETCLRDGHQSLLATRLKTSEMLPIIEKMDEVGYHAMEIWGGATFDSAIRYLNEDPWERLREIKKRTKKTKLQMLVRGQNLVGYRHYADDVVELFVAKSIENGIDIIRTFDALNDLRNLESSIAATKKYGGHCQGCIAYATSPVHTIDYYVNKVKGLEQLGVDSICIKDMAGILLPNEAYALIKELKKITALPIEMHTHCTSGVAQLMYQKSVEAGADCIDTAISTLSSGTSQPATEVFQATWQGTDLDPGLNMALLEEIADYFKPIRAEYVKEGILKINAMYTDPKALIYQIPGGMLSNLMAQLEGMKAFSKYEAVLKEVPLVRKDLGYPPLVTPMSQMVGAQAVFNVMMGERYKVVPKEIKNYVKGLYGQPPAPFDPEIQKKIIGDDVPVTVRPADLLAPELPKCQEEIGALAKTPEDLLMYAIYPDIAKKYLETR; from the coding sequence CTCCTGGCCACAAGACTGAAAACATCCGAGATGCTACCGATCATTGAAAAAATGGACGAAGTCGGCTATCACGCCATGGAAATCTGGGGCGGGGCGACCTTTGACTCCGCCATCCGCTACCTCAACGAAGATCCCTGGGAAAGACTCCGGGAAATCAAGAAAAGAACGAAAAAAACAAAGCTGCAAATGCTTGTGCGGGGCCAAAATTTAGTGGGATACCGGCATTACGCCGACGATGTCGTGGAGCTCTTCGTCGCCAAATCCATTGAAAACGGCATCGACATCATCCGGACCTTCGACGCCCTCAACGATCTGAGGAACCTCGAGTCCTCCATCGCGGCCACAAAGAAGTACGGCGGCCACTGCCAGGGTTGTATCGCCTACGCCACGAGCCCGGTCCACACGATAGACTATTATGTGAATAAGGTCAAAGGATTGGAGCAACTGGGCGTGGATTCCATCTGTATCAAGGATATGGCGGGGATCCTGCTCCCCAACGAGGCCTACGCCCTGATCAAAGAACTCAAAAAAATCACGGCGCTTCCCATCGAGATGCACACCCATTGCACGAGCGGCGTGGCGCAACTCATGTACCAGAAATCCGTCGAAGCGGGCGCGGATTGCATCGATACGGCCATTTCGACGCTTTCCAGCGGAACGAGCCAGCCGGCCACCGAAGTTTTCCAGGCGACCTGGCAGGGGACGGATCTCGATCCCGGGCTCAATATGGCCCTTCTCGAGGAAATCGCCGATTATTTCAAGCCGATCCGGGCCGAATACGTGAAAGAGGGCATTTTGAAAATCAACGCCATGTATACGGACCCCAAGGCCCTGATCTACCAGATCCCCGGCGGCATGCTGTCCAATCTCATGGCCCAGCTCGAAGGCATGAAGGCCTTTTCCAAATACGAGGCCGTGCTGAAGGAAGTGCCTCTCGTGAGAAAAGACCTCGGCTATCCGCCGCTGGTGACGCCCATGTCCCAGATGGTGGGCGCCCAGGCCGTATTTAACGTCATGATGGGCGAACGCTACAAAGTGGTCCCCAAAGAAATCAAAAACTATGTCAAAGGTCTCTACGGACAGCCGCCCGCGCCCTTTGACCCCGAGATCCAGAAAAAGATCATCGGCGACGACGTCCCGGTGACCGTACGCCCGGCGGATCTTTTGGCGCCGGAGCTCCCGAAATGTCAGGAAGAAATCGGCGCCCTGGCCAAAACGCCCGAAGATCTCCTGATGTACGCGATTTATCCCGATATCGCGAAAAAATACCTGGAAACCAGATAA
- the citD gene encoding citrate lyase acyl carrier protein has protein sequence MSRTGICGNEKDSDVLVTVDLDHSGVDITLDSKLKKMFGPLMVQAVKDALAELGLENAAVTVKDFGALDFAIRARVKTAVKRAQRGGDGNC, from the coding sequence ATGAGCAGAACAGGCATTTGCGGAAACGAAAAGGATTCGGACGTCCTTGTGACCGTCGATCTCGATCACAGCGGCGTCGACATTACCCTCGACTCCAAACTGAAAAAAATGTTCGGCCCCCTGATGGTACAGGCCGTAAAGGACGCGCTGGCGGAACTGGGCCTGGAAAACGCCGCCGTCACGGTCAAAGATTTCGGCGCTTTGGATTTCGCGATCCGGGCCCGGGTCAAGACCGCCGTCAAACGGGCGCAAAGGGGAGGCGATGGGAATTGCTGA
- a CDS encoding tripartite tricarboxylate transporter permease, giving the protein MFKLLVMGLKIVLTPSTFLLIAAGTILGTVFGAMPGVSAAMAVALCLPFAYAMNPVVAIAFMSSVYCAAITGGGITAILFKIPGTPSNAPTTFDGYPMAQRGEAGKALGYSLIASAVGGQLAALAMALVTPQLANIGLKFGPSELFAVAFLGLSVLSYLDSDKMVKTLISGLLGLFLACVGMDPMLGVPRFTWGNSTLLSGIEMIPIMIGLFAVTEVLKETQDRSKLEALDTKSDGKMATVLPSFLELWKTKWTMLRSSTLGTIVGILPGAGATIASFLSYAIEKKVGKNAKDLGTGIPDGIVASECANNAATAGSMVPLLSLGIPGGNAAAIMLTALVVKGVQLGPILMKTQPRYMAAVFGSMFLTNIIMVIVSMLIAKIFAKILGVPYYILGPVIIMLATIGSYALANNTGDVVLMATAGIIGYAFVKLGYNPAALVLGLVLGQMCESNFRRAYTLTNGNMKAVFARPITAVIVLICVAMLLTPLFKSLVGKKKA; this is encoded by the coding sequence ATGTTTAAATTACTGGTTATGGGTCTGAAAATTGTACTTACGCCCTCGACCTTTCTGCTGATCGCCGCGGGGACCATACTGGGGACCGTATTCGGCGCCATGCCCGGCGTATCGGCGGCCATGGCCGTGGCGCTCTGCCTGCCTTTCGCCTACGCCATGAATCCGGTCGTAGCCATCGCCTTTATGAGCAGCGTCTATTGCGCGGCCATTACCGGCGGCGGCATCACGGCAATTCTGTTCAAGATCCCCGGAACGCCTTCCAACGCCCCGACGACCTTTGACGGCTATCCCATGGCCCAGCGGGGGGAAGCGGGCAAGGCCCTGGGCTATTCCTTGATCGCCTCCGCCGTAGGCGGACAGCTGGCGGCCCTGGCCATGGCCCTGGTGACGCCGCAGCTGGCCAATATCGGGCTTAAATTCGGCCCTTCGGAACTCTTTGCCGTAGCCTTTTTGGGGCTCTCGGTGCTTTCGTATCTCGACAGCGACAAGATGGTCAAAACCTTGATTTCGGGACTTCTGGGGCTTTTTCTCGCCTGCGTCGGCATGGATCCCATGCTGGGCGTACCGAGATTCACCTGGGGAAATTCCACGCTGCTGTCGGGAATCGAGATGATCCCCATTATGATCGGGCTTTTCGCCGTGACGGAAGTATTGAAGGAAACCCAGGACAGGAGCAAGCTTGAAGCCCTCGACACGAAAAGCGACGGGAAAATGGCGACGGTTCTGCCCTCATTCCTCGAATTGTGGAAAACAAAATGGACGATGCTGCGATCCTCCACGCTGGGCACGATTGTCGGGATCCTACCCGGCGCCGGCGCGACCATCGCGTCATTTCTGTCCTATGCCATAGAAAAAAAGGTCGGGAAAAACGCCAAAGACCTGGGAACCGGGATCCCCGACGGCATTGTGGCCTCGGAATGCGCCAATAACGCCGCCACCGCAGGCTCCATGGTACCGCTTTTGTCTCTCGGCATCCCCGGCGGCAACGCGGCGGCCATTATGCTGACGGCCCTTGTCGTCAAGGGCGTGCAGCTGGGCCCCATTCTCATGAAGACCCAGCCTCGCTATATGGCGGCGGTCTTCGGCTCCATGTTCCTGACCAATATCATCATGGTCATCGTATCGATGCTGATCGCCAAGATCTTCGCGAAAATTTTGGGCGTCCCCTATTATATTCTGGGTCCCGTGATCATCATGCTCGCTACGATCGGATCCTACGCCCTCGCCAACAATACCGGCGACGTGGTCCTGATGGCGACGGCCGGCATTATCGGCTACGCCTTCGTAAAGCTCGGTTACAATCCCGCCGCGCTGGTGCTGGGGCTTGTGCTGGGGCAAATGTGCGAGTCCAATTTCCGCCGGGCCTATACGCTCACCAACGGCAATATGAAGGCGGTTTTCGCGAGACCGATCACCGCGGTTATCGTGCTGATCTGCGTCGCCATGCTGCTGACGCCGCTGTTCAAGTCGCTTGTCGGAAAAAAGAAAGCGTAA
- a CDS encoding tripartite tricarboxylate transporter substrate binding protein, with amino-acid sequence MKRRNVILMLLALIFGVCATASGKAAGDWKWERKIEIICPWGAGGGADTTLRAFTSALEKVIGVPVVVNNKAGAGGVTGVEFASKQPTDGYTYVLCTPSPLLAQITGQTDYDVYGTIHPLTQLVHDVNIFVTSKDSPYSTYEELKEYCKKNPGKVKCGVMTITGLDAACVAAAWQGDVEAVAYTEGAQLNADILGGHVALGCVGPAEVSALIESGDMKAILSCTEQRLTLPKLDKVQCAGEVGLNAFFGPARGIFYIKGTPEAALKAFEAAAEKAVASKEFQNWAKEQGLDQRPGWKNTADYQAAWDKDYKDLSALFGKK; translated from the coding sequence ATGAAGAGAAGAAATGTCATCTTGATGCTGCTTGCGCTGATTTTCGGCGTCTGCGCCACGGCTTCCGGAAAAGCCGCCGGCGATTGGAAATGGGAACGGAAAATTGAGATCATCTGCCCCTGGGGCGCCGGAGGCGGAGCGGACACCACGCTTCGGGCCTTTACGAGCGCGTTGGAAAAAGTCATCGGCGTACCCGTAGTCGTAAACAACAAAGCTGGCGCGGGCGGCGTGACAGGCGTTGAATTCGCCTCGAAACAGCCCACGGACGGCTACACCTATGTGCTGTGCACTCCCTCGCCGCTGCTGGCTCAGATTACCGGCCAGACGGACTATGACGTGTACGGGACGATCCACCCGCTGACCCAGCTGGTACACGACGTGAACATTTTTGTGACCAGCAAAGATTCCCCCTACAGCACCTATGAAGAACTGAAGGAATACTGCAAGAAGAACCCCGGCAAGGTAAAATGCGGCGTTATGACCATTACGGGTCTCGACGCGGCCTGCGTCGCCGCCGCCTGGCAGGGCGACGTGGAAGCGGTGGCCTATACGGAAGGGGCCCAGCTCAACGCCGACATCCTCGGCGGACATGTGGCTCTGGGCTGCGTAGGACCCGCCGAAGTATCGGCCCTGATCGAATCGGGCGACATGAAAGCGATCCTGAGCTGCACGGAACAGAGACTGACGCTGCCGAAGCTGGATAAAGTGCAGTGCGCCGGCGAAGTGGGCTTGAACGCCTTCTTCGGACCCGCCAGAGGGATTTTCTACATCAAGGGAACGCCCGAAGCGGCGCTGAAGGCCTTCGAAGCGGCTGCGGAAAAAGCCGTTGCCAGCAAAGAATTCCAGAATTGGGCCAAGGAACAGGGCCTGGACCAGAGACCGGGCTGGAAGAACACGGCCGACTATCAGGCCGCCTGGGATAAAGATTACAAGGATCTTTCCGCTTTGTTCGGCAAGAAATAA
- a CDS encoding CoA ester lyase, with translation MLKKSKRTMLFSPADTPKNLFTAHLYGADCVIFDLEDAVKYAEKDAARDLLAEALRVMDYGDTQIYARINPLYTEFGRADVETLVPAGLRRMRLAMCEKPEQVRELDALLTELETKYGIEPGSCQIQCSLETPLGVTNALAVATASKRVESVSFGAEDFTRSIGAQRTKAGNEIFLARNMVVMAAAIAGVDAVDTVWADINDEAGFREEVRMAMNLGFAGKSCIHPSQIKIVHEVFTPSREEIEKSLAILEAAKDADIEKGGVITVNGKMVDIPVIAKAEKVVRLARGAGIIA, from the coding sequence TTGCTGAAAAAATCCAAGCGAACCATGCTCTTTTCTCCGGCCGATACGCCGAAGAACCTCTTTACGGCCCATCTTTACGGCGCGGACTGCGTGATCTTCGATCTGGAGGACGCCGTCAAATACGCCGAAAAGGACGCGGCCCGGGATTTGCTGGCCGAGGCCTTGCGCGTCATGGACTACGGCGATACCCAGATCTACGCCCGGATTAACCCGCTCTACACGGAATTCGGCCGGGCCGACGTGGAGACCCTCGTCCCCGCGGGCCTGCGGCGGATGCGCCTCGCCATGTGCGAGAAGCCGGAACAGGTCAGGGAGCTCGACGCGCTTTTGACGGAACTTGAAACAAAATACGGAATAGAACCGGGTTCCTGCCAGATCCAATGCTCGCTGGAAACGCCCCTGGGCGTCACAAACGCCTTGGCCGTAGCGACGGCCTCCAAAAGGGTCGAGTCCGTCTCCTTCGGGGCCGAGGACTTTACCCGCTCCATCGGGGCCCAACGGACCAAGGCGGGGAATGAGATTTTCCTCGCCCGGAACATGGTCGTCATGGCGGCCGCCATCGCGGGCGTCGACGCCGTGGATACGGTCTGGGCCGACATCAATGACGAGGCAGGGTTCCGGGAAGAAGTCCGGATGGCCATGAACCTCGGATTTGCCGGAAAATCCTGCATTCACCCATCGCAGATCAAAATTGTACACGAAGTCTTTACGCCCTCGCGGGAGGAAATCGAAAAGTCCCTCGCGATCCTCGAGGCGGCAAAAGACGCGGATATCGAAAAAGGCGGCGTCATCACCGTAAACGGCAAAATGGTGGATATTCCGGTGATCGCCAAAGCGGAAAAAGTCGTGCGTCTCGCGAGGGGCGCGGGCATTATTGCATGA
- a CDS encoding chromate transporter, with the protein MDGKWKRTALIFCVMCKLGCFTFGGGWSIIAQMQTEFVEKRPWLTEEQIVDFTSLARTFPGIMVINFAVMSGYTLAGIPGAFAAAVGLSLPAVVAIGLVTYFYASLKGNPRAEKILNGVRASVIPIILSAGIKLWKAAVKGKASRILLAVSFALCAFTGANKLLVIGLGVAAGLVLWKRRRS; encoded by the coding sequence TTGGACGGAAAATGGAAGCGGACAGCGCTCATATTCTGTGTGATGTGCAAGCTGGGGTGTTTTACCTTCGGCGGCGGGTGGAGCATAATCGCTCAAATGCAGACTGAATTTGTAGAAAAACGGCCCTGGCTGACCGAAGAGCAGATTGTGGACTTCACTTCCCTCGCAAGGACCTTTCCCGGGATCATGGTCATCAATTTCGCGGTCATGTCGGGCTACACGCTGGCGGGAATCCCCGGCGCATTTGCGGCGGCCGTGGGTCTGTCGCTGCCGGCGGTGGTCGCCATCGGCCTTGTGACATACTTTTACGCAAGCCTCAAGGGAAATCCCCGGGCGGAAAAAATCCTGAACGGCGTCCGGGCCTCGGTAATCCCCATTATTCTCTCCGCGGGCATCAAGCTCTGGAAAGCCGCGGTCAAAGGGAAAGCCAGCCGGATACTGCTCGCGGTCTCCTTCGCGCTCTGCGCCTTTACCGGCGCAAACAAGCTCCTTGTGATCGGGCTGGGCGTCGCGGCGGGACTCGTCCTCTGGAAAAGGAGGCGGTCCTGA
- a CDS encoding ACT domain-containing protein yields MLDNYLIVDKSVLPDVFLKVVEVNRLMEEKEFLKVSEAAKKVGISRSTYYKYKDYVFLPTSNMIQKKAVISFILHHKKGVLSNVLRLVLSSNCNIITINQNIPIHTKAVVTMSMDVSEMNISIEGFIRRVSEIDGVSRVNLVSVE; encoded by the coding sequence ATGCTGGACAATTACCTGATTGTGGACAAAAGCGTATTACCTGACGTGTTCCTCAAAGTCGTGGAAGTCAACCGCCTCATGGAGGAAAAGGAATTCCTCAAAGTCAGCGAGGCGGCCAAAAAAGTCGGCATTTCACGGAGTACGTATTATAAATACAAAGATTACGTATTCTTGCCGACAAGCAATATGATCCAGAAAAAGGCGGTGATTTCCTTTATCCTGCACCACAAAAAAGGCGTGCTCTCCAATGTGCTGCGTCTTGTGCTCTCCTCCAATTGCAACATCATCACGATCAACCAGAATATTCCGATCCATACGAAGGCCGTGGTGACCATGAGCATGGACGTCAGCGAAATGAATATCAGCATCGAAGGCTTTATCCGCCGGGTCAGCGAGATCGACGGCGTTTCGAGGGTCAATCTCGTCAGCGTCGAATAA
- the citF gene encoding citrate lyase subunit alpha: MATEQQVITKSGITLPSRIDGYGEVKPFAGAFATAPQGKKYAPAKGTCPPGTVKVLGNIAEAIEKTGLRDGMTISFHHHLRNGDYVLNLVMDEIARLGIKNLTICASSLTNAHEPLLEHIKSGVVTGLQTSGLRGGIAKAVSRQNILGKPVIFRTHGGRARAIEAGETKIDVAFVAAPVSDPMGNINGCEGKSAFGSMGYPMVDAGYAEKVVVITDNLVPFPLKRISIPMTLIDYVVPVESIGDPEQISAGAIRITKNPQELLIAERAAQVLIAAGAVKNGFSFQAGTGGASLAVCRFIKDYMRENQIKGSFGAGGITATMVELLNEGYFETLLDTQSFDDSSAKSMAVNASHVEMSASMYANPHNKGCTAHMLDIMILSATEIDEEFNINSLTDSNGTIMGALGGAPDTAAGAKLTLVVAPSMRKRIPIVKDHVTHISTPGETVDVLVTERGVCVNPRRTDLIRALTEAGIPLKSMADLRREVEKLTGVPAKPEYTDVIVGVVEYRDGTVLDVIRQIKENQ, from the coding sequence ATGGCAACGGAACAGCAAGTAATTACAAAATCCGGGATTACGCTCCCGTCACGGATCGACGGCTACGGCGAGGTCAAACCCTTCGCCGGAGCCTTCGCCACGGCGCCTCAGGGAAAAAAATACGCGCCCGCCAAGGGGACTTGCCCGCCCGGGACCGTCAAAGTCCTCGGAAATATCGCGGAAGCCATCGAAAAAACAGGTCTCAGAGACGGTATGACGATTTCCTTTCATCACCATTTGCGAAACGGCGACTATGTCCTGAACCTCGTGATGGATGAGATCGCCCGTCTCGGTATCAAAAATCTCACGATTTGCGCCTCTTCGTTGACCAACGCCCACGAGCCGCTCCTTGAGCACATTAAGTCCGGCGTGGTTACGGGGCTTCAGACCTCAGGTCTGCGGGGAGGCATCGCCAAAGCGGTCTCCCGTCAGAATATTTTAGGGAAACCGGTCATTTTCCGGACCCACGGCGGCAGAGCCCGGGCCATAGAGGCGGGCGAGACAAAAATCGACGTGGCCTTTGTGGCGGCGCCGGTCAGCGATCCCATGGGCAACATCAACGGTTGCGAGGGAAAATCGGCCTTCGGTTCCATGGGCTATCCCATGGTGGACGCCGGCTACGCTGAAAAGGTCGTTGTCATCACCGACAATCTCGTTCCCTTTCCGCTGAAACGGATCAGTATCCCCATGACCCTGATCGACTACGTCGTTCCGGTGGAATCCATCGGAGATCCCGAGCAGATCTCGGCGGGCGCGATCCGGATCACGAAAAACCCGCAGGAACTCCTGATCGCGGAGCGGGCCGCCCAAGTCCTTATCGCGGCCGGAGCCGTCAAAAACGGCTTTTCGTTCCAGGCGGGGACCGGAGGGGCTTCTCTCGCGGTTTGCCGCTTTATCAAAGACTATATGCGGGAAAATCAAATCAAAGGGTCTTTCGGCGCAGGCGGCATTACGGCCACCATGGTGGAGCTCCTCAATGAGGGCTATTTCGAAACCCTGCTCGATACCCAGAGCTTTGACGACAGTTCGGCCAAATCCATGGCCGTCAACGCCTCCCATGTGGAGATGTCGGCCTCCATGTACGCCAACCCCCACAACAAGGGCTGTACGGCTCATATGCTGGATATCATGATCCTCTCGGCCACGGAAATTGACGAGGAATTCAACATCAATTCCCTGACGGATTCCAACGGCACGATTATGGGGGCTCTGGGCGGCGCGCCCGATACGGCGGCCGGGGCAAAACTCACTCTTGTGGTCGCGCCCTCCATGCGAAAGCGGATCCCCATTGTGAAGGACCATGTGACGCATATCAGTACGCCCGGCGAGACCGTGGACGTCCTTGTGACCGAACGGGGGGTCTGTGTCAACCCCAGGCGGACGGATTTGATCCGGGCGCTGACGGAAGCGGGGATTCCGCTGAAAAGCATGGCGGATCTGCGCCGGGAAGTGGAAAAGCTGACCGGAGTACCGGCAAAACCCGAATATACCGACGTCATCGTCGGCGTCGTCGAATACCGGGACGGAACCGTCCTTGACGTCATTCGGCAGATCAAAGAAAATCAATAA
- a CDS encoding tripartite tricarboxylate transporter TctB family protein — protein MDILFSGALLIFSVYCFILVGTTSPAPTPTELGAAFWPRIILFFLIVLTIVNLYNILKNAKQEKKDAKALFADLNLKAFVRSKLFVGMILVAAMALLYSKIGFIPVSFLFLFSYGLLIGAKQKGKLVLFSLVITAIIYVLFQGALKIMLARGIGPFRSFALFTESLLMF, from the coding sequence ATGGATATACTCTTTTCCGGCGCGCTGCTCATTTTTTCCGTCTATTGCTTTATTCTCGTGGGGACAACGTCTCCCGCGCCGACGCCGACGGAACTGGGCGCAGCCTTTTGGCCGCGGATTATTTTATTCTTTCTGATCGTTTTGACGATCGTGAATCTGTACAACATTTTGAAAAACGCGAAGCAGGAAAAAAAGGACGCCAAAGCGCTCTTTGCCGATCTGAATCTCAAGGCCTTTGTCAGGAGCAAGCTCTTTGTGGGGATGATCCTCGTGGCGGCAATGGCGCTGCTTTATTCGAAAATCGGCTTTATTCCCGTCAGCTTTTTGTTTTTGTTCTCTTACGGCCTCTTGATCGGCGCGAAACAAAAGGGAAAACTGGTCCTGTTTTCGCTGGTCATCACGGCCATTATCTATGTGCTGTTCCAGGGGGCGCTGAAAATCATGCTGGCCCGTGGAATCGGACCTTTCCGCAGTTTTGCGCTCTTTACGGAAAGCTTGTTGATGTTTTGA
- the thrB gene encoding homoserine kinase: protein MITVRVPATSANIGPGFDTLGMAFALYADFTFTEIAEGLEITGCEEKYRGKNNLVYTSFLAGLSHLRKSVPGVSIQIKSEIPVSRGLGSSSACIVAGILGAYGLTGTEVNDKDVFSIATAIEGHPDNVSPSLYGGLTASCTAGGRAYLERYRMDERFSFLALIPDFETQTKEARQALPEVYSRADVVYSLSRLGVILKAFENYDCDLLRLVMDDRIHEPYRKKLIPEYEEVRALCRETDSVCFFISGSGPTLMNVIERDQSAAIIEEKLKALKGGWSAKLLKTDRNGATFL, encoded by the coding sequence ATGATTACGGTCAGAGTCCCCGCCACGAGCGCCAACATCGGCCCCGGCTTTGATACCTTGGGCATGGCCTTTGCCCTCTACGCGGATTTTACGTTCACGGAAATCGCCGAAGGGCTTGAGATCACCGGTTGTGAAGAAAAATACCGGGGCAAAAACAACCTCGTCTACACAAGTTTTCTCGCGGGCCTTTCCCATTTGCGGAAAAGCGTTCCCGGCGTGTCGATCCAAATCAAGTCTGAAATACCCGTTTCCCGCGGGCTGGGCAGTTCTTCGGCCTGTATCGTCGCGGGCATCCTCGGCGCCTACGGCCTCACGGGAACTGAGGTCAACGACAAGGATGTCTTTTCCATCGCGACCGCCATCGAAGGCCACCCCGACAACGTGTCGCCCTCGCTCTACGGCGGACTTACGGCCTCATGCACGGCGGGGGGGCGCGCGTATCTTGAGCGATACCGGATGGACGAGCGTTTTTCCTTTCTCGCGTTGATCCCGGACTTTGAGACGCAAACGAAAGAGGCGAGGCAGGCGCTCCCCGAGGTCTATTCCCGGGCCGACGTCGTCTACAGCCTTTCGCGTTTGGGCGTTATCCTCAAGGCCTTTGAAAATTACGACTGCGATCTGCTCCGCCTCGTCATGGACGACCGCATCCACGAGCCCTACCGCAAAAAACTCATCCCGGAATACGAAGAGGTCAGGGCCCTTTGCCGGGAAACGGACAGCGTCTGCTTCTTCATCTCGGGGAGCGGCCCCACCTTGATGAACGTCATCGAAAGAGACCAAAGCGCCGCCATTATTGAAGAAAAGCTCAAAGCGCTCAAGGGCGGCTGGTCCGCGAAACTCCTGAAAACGGACCGGAACGGCGCGACATTCCTGTAG
- a CDS encoding chromate transporter, with protein sequence MLCLLLFLSFAKIAFFSFGGLTMVPVINDVVLRYGWMTPTEVMDIVAIAEMTPGSLGINCATFVGLRAGGIPGALSASLGAMVPSLTLCMVATYFIMRLRGNTLLETVMAAIRPVCLGMIFALMITLGKTTYFAATLGVRWNLVLIGVVAGFCLLKIRLTIPKTILISAVLGLLLG encoded by the coding sequence ATGCTGTGTCTGCTGCTCTTCCTGTCCTTCGCGAAAATCGCCTTTTTCAGCTTTGGCGGGCTCACCATGGTTCCGGTCATCAACGACGTCGTCCTCCGTTACGGCTGGATGACGCCGACGGAAGTCATGGACATCGTCGCCATCGCGGAAATGACGCCGGGCTCTCTGGGGATCAACTGCGCGACCTTTGTGGGCCTTCGCGCGGGCGGCATACCGGGCGCGCTTTCGGCAAGCCTCGGCGCCATGGTTCCCTCCCTTACGCTCTGCATGGTCGCGACGTACTTTATCATGCGGCTTCGCGGCAATACGCTTCTGGAGACCGTTATGGCCGCCATCCGGCCCGTTTGTCTCGGCATGATCTTTGCGCTCATGATTACCCTGGGGAAAACGACATATTTTGCGGCAACCCTCGGCGTCCGCTGGAATCTTGTCCTGATCGGCGTCGTCGCGGGATTCTGCCTTCTGAAAATCCGGTTGACCATACCCAAAACCATACTCATCTCAGCGGTACTGGGTCTGCTTTTGGGATAA